Proteins from a single region of Chryseobacterium sp. W4I1:
- a CDS encoding immunity 22 family protein encodes MEKETSHFWLGYFKNEEDFYHFIEEDETYYTEEEDEDQYVSKFAETQNIHWFDDDFLEYGFEDESLGIYEKFTDYSYADQWLLAVEQKINELGLETPVNAIILAKKYAIPNPVSVDDEEYALYYIGEIEYNI; translated from the coding sequence ATGGAGAAAGAGACTTCACACTTTTGGCTGGGATATTTTAAAAATGAAGAGGATTTTTATCATTTTATAGAAGAAGATGAGACGTATTACACGGAAGAAGAAGATGAGGACCAATATGTTTCAAAGTTTGCAGAAACTCAAAATATCCATTGGTTTGACGATGATTTTCTGGAATATGGCTTTGAGGATGAAAGTTTAGGAATCTATGAAAAATTCACGGATTATTCTTATGCTGATCAATGGCTTCTGGCTGTTGAACAGAAGATCAACGAACTGGGTCTGGAAACTCCTGTAAATGCTATTATTTTAGCAAAGAAATACGCCATTCCCAATCCTGTTTCAGTGGATGATGAAGAATATGCACTGTATTATATCGGTGAGATTGAATACAATATCTAA